In one window of Cytophagaceae bacterium ABcell3 DNA:
- a CDS encoding DUF2752 domain-containing protein translates to MGRNKLYMLLSVACLAGYIWLTIAFYMYNTNKENAFSMCMIKNVTGIPCPSCGSTRAVMALLNGGLAESVLLNPFGVIVLSIMVLAPLWILFDLMLNKSSLHLFYNKAETFFRKKYIAVPLIILVLANWIRIICAGL, encoded by the coding sequence ATGGGCAGGAACAAACTGTATATGTTGCTGTCAGTTGCTTGTCTGGCGGGGTATATCTGGCTTACAATAGCTTTTTATATGTACAATACTAATAAAGAAAACGCCTTTAGTATGTGCATGATCAAGAATGTAACAGGTATCCCCTGTCCATCCTGTGGCTCAACACGTGCAGTAATGGCCTTACTGAACGGAGGACTTGCAGAGTCTGTGCTGTTGAACCCTTTTGGGGTAATTGTTTTGTCTATTATGGTTCTTGCGCCTTTGTGGATATTATTCGATCTTATGTTAAATAAAAGCTCGCTACACCTTTTTTATAATAAAGCAGAAACATTTTTCCGGAAGAAGTATATAGCGGTTCCGCTAATTATCCTTGTTCTGGCAAATTGGATAAGAATTATTTGCGCAGGCTTATGA
- a CDS encoding ribonucleoside triphosphate reductase, whose protein sequence is MTRYVIKRNGEYEPFQLYKISDAIHKGFLSVKKDPEDSIILKLVEKLRHKELWSVEDIQDLIEQELFKAGHFEVMRSFMLYRHTRKMQREHANGLSEDTTYVNSTQTIEEYISRTDWRIKANANTSYSNAGLVNNVAGKVIANYWLDKVYSKEEGYAHRNGDIHIHDLDCLTGYCAGWSLRVLLNEGFNGVRGRVESTPPSHFREALGQMANFLGILQSEWAGAQAFSSFDTYLAPYVFKDNLAYNDILKAIRSFVYNLNVPARWGQSPFTNITLDWVAPDDLKDQTPTKNNKHLMEGLTSQELQTKAKQRGANNLTDLCYKHFQQEMDMINKAYYTVMTEGDANGQPFTFPIPTVNITEDFDWEGENTDILFENTAKIGSSYFQNFIGSQYIYDAEGNRLENPEAYKPNAVRSMCCRLQLDLRELLKRGNGLFGSAEMTGSIGVVTINMARLGYLYKNNLTGLYQRLDHLLNIAKSTLEKKRKFIQEMYDRGLYPYTKRYLPHFRNHFSTIGVNGINEMIRNYSNDKLDIITEEGKTIALDLLEHIKNRMKEFQEETGNLYNLEATPAEGTTYRFAKEDQKRFKDIIQAGEDENIYYTNSSQIPVDHTDDPFEALLLQDELQCKYTGGTVLHLYMREKISSPEACKKLVKKVITNFRLPYITVTPVFSLCPVHGYLNGEHEYCPHCDDELIQSLNTQNKQQDYERPDTIAT, encoded by the coding sequence ATGACCAGATATGTAATCAAGCGCAATGGAGAATACGAACCTTTTCAGCTATATAAGATCAGTGATGCCATTCACAAAGGATTCTTAAGTGTAAAAAAAGACCCTGAGGATTCCATTATCCTAAAGCTTGTAGAAAAACTACGGCACAAAGAACTATGGTCTGTAGAGGATATACAAGACTTGATTGAGCAAGAACTTTTCAAAGCAGGTCATTTTGAAGTCATGCGCTCCTTTATGCTCTACAGGCATACGCGTAAAATGCAACGCGAACATGCCAATGGACTGAGCGAGGACACCACCTATGTTAATAGTACCCAGACCATCGAAGAGTACATTAGCCGTACTGATTGGAGAATCAAGGCTAATGCCAACACCTCCTACTCAAATGCAGGTTTAGTCAATAATGTAGCAGGAAAAGTTATAGCCAATTACTGGTTGGACAAGGTCTACTCAAAAGAAGAAGGATATGCCCACAGAAATGGTGACATTCATATACATGACCTAGACTGCCTGACCGGATACTGCGCAGGATGGAGCCTCCGTGTACTCCTCAATGAAGGTTTCAATGGTGTAAGAGGGCGTGTAGAGAGCACACCTCCCTCCCACTTCAGAGAAGCTTTAGGTCAAATGGCCAACTTCTTGGGAATCCTCCAGAGCGAATGGGCCGGCGCCCAAGCTTTTAGTTCGTTCGACACCTATTTAGCTCCTTATGTGTTCAAAGACAATTTAGCATACAATGACATTCTAAAAGCCATAAGAAGTTTTGTTTATAACCTTAACGTGCCGGCACGCTGGGGGCAATCTCCTTTTACTAACATTACCTTAGACTGGGTAGCCCCTGACGACCTAAAAGACCAAACACCTACAAAAAACAACAAGCACCTAATGGAAGGGCTAACAAGTCAGGAACTGCAAACAAAAGCAAAACAACGTGGCGCAAACAACCTAACAGACCTATGCTATAAGCATTTCCAACAGGAAATGGACATGATCAACAAAGCCTATTATACCGTTATGACAGAGGGAGATGCTAATGGACAACCGTTCACCTTTCCCATACCGACAGTAAATATTACCGAGGACTTTGACTGGGAAGGCGAAAACACGGATATTTTATTTGAAAACACTGCAAAAATTGGCTCTTCGTATTTTCAGAACTTTATTGGCAGTCAGTATATATATGATGCAGAAGGAAACCGCTTAGAAAACCCGGAGGCATATAAACCCAATGCCGTAAGGAGTATGTGCTGCCGTTTGCAACTAGACCTGAGAGAGCTTTTAAAAAGAGGGAACGGTTTATTTGGAAGTGCAGAAATGACCGGAAGCATAGGTGTAGTAACTATAAACATGGCCAGGCTGGGGTACTTATACAAAAACAACCTAACAGGCCTATACCAACGTCTCGACCATTTGTTGAACATTGCCAAATCAACTTTAGAAAAGAAAAGGAAATTTATTCAAGAAATGTATGACCGGGGGCTTTACCCTTATACCAAGCGCTACCTGCCCCATTTCAGAAACCACTTTTCTACTATTGGTGTCAATGGCATCAATGAAATGATCAGAAACTACTCCAATGACAAACTAGATATCATAACCGAAGAAGGGAAAACTATAGCGCTGGATCTACTGGAACACATCAAAAACCGCATGAAAGAGTTTCAAGAAGAAACCGGCAACCTTTATAACCTTGAAGCCACCCCGGCAGAAGGCACAACGTATAGGTTTGCCAAAGAAGACCAAAAGCGTTTCAAGGACATTATTCAAGCCGGAGAAGACGAAAACATCTACTACACCAACAGTTCTCAAATACCTGTAGACCATACAGACGACCCTTTCGAGGCTTTATTGCTTCAAGACGAGCTACAGTGCAAATATACCGGAGGAACGGTATTGCACTTATATATGCGCGAAAAAATCAGCTCGCCAGAGGCATGCAAAAAACTTGTCAAAAAAGTAATCACAAACTTCAGGTTACCATATATAACAGTAACACCAGTATTCAGCCTTTGCCCTGTTCATGGATACCTCAACGGCGAACATGAATACTGCCCACACTGCGATGACGAATTAATTCAATCTTTAAATACTCAAAACAAACAACAAGACTATGAAAGACCCGATACAATTGCTACTTGA
- a CDS encoding TM2 domain-containing protein: MSNSKFFESHHIESIREKLLAASDDKWGAIQAVSLKDPTTMLIVSLVAGQLGIDRFMIGDTGMGIGKLLTCGGFLVWAIVDWFMIQGAAREKNLQKLMKVIG, encoded by the coding sequence ATGTCCAACAGTAAATTTTTTGAAAGTCATCACATTGAGTCGATAAGAGAAAAGCTTTTAGCGGCTAGCGATGACAAATGGGGAGCTATTCAAGCGGTTTCTCTTAAGGATCCTACCACCATGCTTATTGTTTCACTTGTTGCTGGCCAACTTGGCATTGACAGGTTTATGATTGGCGATACGGGAATGGGGATCGGTAAGCTTTTGACCTGTGGAGGTTTTTTAGTTTGGGCTATTGTTGACTGGTTTATGATACAAGGTGCTGCTAGGGAAAAGAACCTGCAGAAGCTAATGAAGGTGATTGGCTAA
- a CDS encoding GNAT family N-acetyltransferase: MIVYQTENNLLAEEFHDILIRSTLGERRPVDDMDKIRAMVENANLIVTARHEGRLVGVARSITDYVYCTYLSDLAVDEAYQKQGIGKELIRQTKIASPQAKLILLSAPKAIDYYPRIGMERHNNCFFLDDVKLLK, encoded by the coding sequence ATGATAGTTTATCAGACTGAAAATAACCTTCTGGCGGAGGAGTTTCATGATATTCTTATCCGCTCAACTTTAGGTGAACGCAGGCCGGTTGATGATATGGATAAAATCAGGGCAATGGTGGAAAATGCAAACCTGATTGTTACTGCAAGGCATGAAGGGCGGCTGGTAGGTGTTGCCAGATCAATTACAGATTATGTGTATTGTACTTACCTTTCTGACCTGGCCGTGGACGAGGCTTATCAGAAGCAAGGAATCGGCAAAGAGCTTATAAGACAAACCAAAATTGCCTCCCCTCAGGCAAAGCTTATCCTACTGTCTGCCCCTAAGGCAATAGACTATTATCCGCGCATCGGCATGGAAAGACATAATAATTGCTTTTTTCTGGACGATGTGAAACTCCTGAAATGA
- a CDS encoding M48 family metallopeptidase: MKKVLSELSIAVLFVGGVWFLLSQVNWLSVLGMNNSEERLENQLGEIFEEYLNNEEEEVEAPAIYSPVDSLLNHLCSANDIERESIQLHVVRKDVVNAYVVPGRHMVVYTGLLAKCSSEAELAGVIGHELAHIEKKHVMKKLIRQAGLAVLVSLTAGNGGAEAAAQLMKLLSAASYSRDMEREADFTSVDYLIKADIDPEPFAELMYQFSEKDHEMPAALKYLSTHPASEERAVDIINYMQGQNCQKYPVLHPQTWDNMKVKVKDEDF; the protein is encoded by the coding sequence ATGAAGAAAGTACTGTCTGAATTATCTATAGCTGTCCTTTTTGTAGGAGGAGTCTGGTTTTTGCTTAGCCAGGTAAATTGGCTTTCTGTTTTGGGAATGAATAATTCAGAAGAGCGACTTGAAAATCAGCTAGGGGAAATTTTTGAAGAATATTTAAATAATGAAGAAGAGGAAGTGGAGGCTCCTGCTATATATTCTCCTGTAGATTCTTTGTTAAATCACCTATGTAGTGCCAACGATATTGAAAGAGAAAGTATTCAATTGCATGTAGTCCGGAAAGATGTTGTTAATGCTTATGTTGTTCCTGGCAGGCATATGGTTGTGTATACTGGTTTGTTGGCAAAGTGTTCCAGTGAGGCGGAACTGGCCGGCGTGATTGGTCATGAGCTTGCGCATATTGAAAAGAAGCATGTAATGAAAAAACTTATACGTCAAGCTGGTTTGGCAGTGCTTGTTTCTCTGACTGCGGGCAATGGCGGTGCGGAGGCTGCCGCTCAGCTAATGAAGCTACTTTCTGCGGCTTCCTATAGCCGGGATATGGAAAGAGAAGCTGATTTTACATCAGTAGACTATCTTATTAAGGCTGATATTGACCCAGAGCCTTTTGCCGAACTGATGTATCAATTTTCAGAAAAAGACCATGAAATGCCGGCAGCCCTGAAATACCTGTCCACACACCCTGCTTCTGAGGAAAGGGCTGTTGACATTATTAATTATATGCAGGGGCAAAACTGCCAAAAGTATCCTGTACTCCATCCGCAGACATGGGATAATATGAAAGTAAAAGTTAAGGATGAGGACTTTTAA
- a CDS encoding DUF4870 domain-containing protein has product MISVKEFVYTPSDHESERASNSYVMSLVALIAGLPLPIVNLIATFIFFMGNRKATYFVRWHCIQALLSQVSLLVFNTSLVWWTIAIVFGDQIADNQYFSWLFTVLLFNIVEFIFTIYTAVKTRNGIHVEWFFYGSLTNLICKPAHEESTV; this is encoded by the coding sequence ATGATTTCAGTTAAAGAATTTGTTTATACGCCATCCGATCATGAGTCAGAAAGGGCATCTAACAGTTATGTTATGTCTCTTGTGGCACTAATTGCCGGATTGCCTCTACCCATAGTCAACCTGATTGCTACGTTTATTTTTTTTATGGGAAACAGGAAAGCCACTTACTTTGTACGTTGGCACTGTATCCAGGCCTTATTGTCGCAAGTTTCTCTGCTGGTTTTTAACACCTCTCTCGTATGGTGGACAATTGCTATTGTGTTTGGAGACCAGATAGCAGATAATCAATACTTTTCCTGGTTGTTTACTGTACTTCTGTTTAATATAGTAGAGTTTATTTTCACAATTTACACGGCTGTGAAAACCCGCAATGGAATACATGTGGAATGGTTTTTTTACGGTAGCCTAACAAACTTAATTTGCAAACCTGCGCATGAAGAAAGTACTGTCTGA
- the nrdD gene encoding anaerobic ribonucleoside-triphosphate reductase — MKDPIQLLLEQNEEKRSKCLVFTRVMGYHRPVESFNTGKKGEHKQRKHFLENRRSCKTGL; from the coding sequence ATGAAAGACCCGATACAATTGCTACTTGAACAAAATGAAGAAAAAAGGTCAAAATGCTTGGTTTTTACAAGAGTTATGGGCTATCACAGGCCTGTAGAAAGTTTTAACACTGGCAAGAAAGGTGAACATAAACAAAGAAAACATTTCCTTGAAAACAGAAGAAGCTGTAAAACCGGTCTATAG
- a CDS encoding C45 family peptidase → MYHPRLRGSYHEMGVKHATNLIKNEYQLPDLDQSKLEFGKESYKELQHFFPEVIDEIKGLAETLGVSEEHIATLLLSPGAPEKESQGTSFAYKNEDQVLFARSFDFHYNETKFTEASLVKPDGKFAYLAHSKTFIGREDGFNEKGLAITATHVDGKSHKPGVNYYFIVRYILENCSSTDEAIHIIEQAPLSVSSNYLISDKKRSMVVVEAAPEKTMVRKPERNFISCTNHFQSPEMKAFEQSENEWSKSTIRLQETKELLAEKEEDLTIDDIREVLADKSKSLLLDLPEIGFGTCWATITELTSSKILRAEGQPTAKRFKPEIRLDWLLSKEANKRTPKRKKAVQD, encoded by the coding sequence ATGTATCATCCAAGACTAAGAGGTTCATACCATGAAATGGGGGTTAAACACGCCACCAATCTAATCAAAAACGAATATCAACTACCTGATTTAGACCAAAGCAAACTAGAGTTTGGCAAGGAAAGCTACAAAGAACTTCAACATTTCTTTCCAGAGGTTATTGATGAGATAAAAGGTTTGGCAGAAACCCTAGGTGTTTCAGAAGAACATATCGCCACACTGTTGTTAAGCCCCGGAGCTCCTGAAAAAGAATCCCAAGGCACCTCTTTTGCCTACAAAAATGAAGATCAGGTACTGTTTGCCAGAAGTTTTGATTTTCACTATAACGAGACAAAGTTTACCGAAGCCAGTCTCGTAAAACCAGATGGCAAATTTGCCTACTTAGCCCATTCAAAAACTTTTATTGGACGCGAAGATGGGTTCAATGAAAAAGGCCTAGCCATAACTGCCACCCACGTAGACGGAAAATCACATAAGCCGGGCGTAAACTACTACTTTATTGTTAGATATATTTTAGAAAACTGTAGCAGTACAGATGAAGCCATCCATATAATTGAACAAGCCCCCCTTTCCGTCTCTAGCAATTACTTAATTTCTGACAAAAAGAGATCGATGGTCGTTGTAGAAGCAGCACCGGAGAAAACTATGGTCAGAAAGCCTGAACGCAACTTCATTTCTTGCACCAATCATTTCCAATCTCCTGAAATGAAAGCTTTTGAACAGTCGGAAAATGAATGGAGTAAATCGACCATAAGACTACAGGAAACCAAAGAGCTCTTGGCAGAAAAAGAGGAAGACTTAACCATTGATGATATAAGAGAGGTCTTGGCAGACAAAAGTAAAAGTTTACTCCTAGACCTTCCTGAAATAGGTTTTGGAACGTGTTGGGCTACTATCACAGAACTAACAAGTTCAAAAATACTCAGGGCAGAAGGGCAGCCAACTGCTAAGAGATTTAAACCTGAAATCAGACTTGACTGGTTATTGTCAAAAGAAGCCAACAAAAGAACACCGAAAAGAAAAAAGGCTGTTCAAGATTAA
- a CDS encoding transposase yields MLRRHYKKKSSGFKQWEQKEHAEDYLVFPDNIGEHLSIDEVALSKGELYTFITNKNGRGKKGSLVASVKGTLSANIIQVLEKIPLEQRNKVKEVTLDMAKNMESSARTCFPMANLVTDRFHVVRLALEALQHIRVNQRWVELDMENKAIEAAKKNGVRYKAPLLPNGDTPKQLLARCRYVFAKKKADWTQSQEQRANIAFENYPDLKKAYDHVLGFRLIYESNTKISAEKKFAEWINKTHEMGTKEFLTVANTVSNHMSNILNFFDNRSTNANAESFNSKIKLFRANLRGVVDTRFFLFRLSKLFA; encoded by the coding sequence TTGTTGAGGAGGCACTATAAGAAGAAAAGCAGTGGGTTTAAGCAGTGGGAACAAAAAGAGCATGCAGAGGACTATTTGGTCTTTCCGGACAATATCGGAGAGCATCTTAGTATAGACGAAGTTGCACTGTCAAAAGGAGAGTTGTACACTTTTATTACCAATAAAAACGGGAGAGGCAAAAAAGGCTCTTTGGTAGCTTCTGTAAAAGGCACATTGTCGGCAAATATCATACAAGTCCTAGAGAAAATCCCTCTGGAACAAAGGAATAAAGTAAAGGAAGTAACCCTTGACATGGCAAAAAACATGGAGTCATCCGCAAGAACATGTTTCCCCATGGCAAATTTGGTTACAGACCGCTTTCATGTAGTAAGGCTGGCCCTGGAGGCTCTACAACATATAAGGGTCAATCAAAGATGGGTTGAACTAGATATGGAAAACAAGGCTATCGAAGCTGCCAAAAAGAATGGCGTTAGGTATAAAGCACCCTTATTGCCCAATGGGGACACCCCAAAGCAACTTTTGGCCCGCTGCAGGTATGTCTTTGCCAAAAAGAAAGCTGATTGGACTCAAAGCCAAGAGCAGAGAGCCAACATAGCTTTTGAAAATTATCCAGACCTCAAAAAAGCTTATGACCATGTTCTTGGGTTTAGGCTAATATATGAAAGCAACACAAAAATATCCGCTGAAAAAAAGTTTGCTGAATGGATCAATAAAACTCATGAGATGGGAACCAAGGAATTTTTAACGGTAGCAAATACAGTAAGCAACCATATGAGCAATATTCTAAACTTCTTTGACAATAGATCTACCAATGCAAATGCGGAATCTTTTAATTCAAAAATAAAGCTCTTCAGGGCAAACTTAAGAGGCGTTGTAGATACAAGGTTCTTCTTGTTCAGGCTCTCTAAGCTTTTTGCTTAA
- a CDS encoding anaerobic ribonucleoside-triphosphate reductase activating protein, which produces MNINKENISLKTEEAVKPVYSITPFTMLDYPEHTACILWFAGCNMKCPYCYNPEIVYGKGQKSYAEVLEFLQTRKNLLEGVVLSGGEFTLHKGLEAFLYKVKKLGLKVKADTNGSNPQILKRLTQQKLIDYIALDFKAPLNHFQEVTRSHLFPNFETAIDYLLSENFPFEVRTTVHTKQLDQQSLQDMLSYLEGKNYQGEWFLQNFVNNTPTLGNLPNSYKKIKPFDIPSQKIKIIVRN; this is translated from the coding sequence GTGAACATAAACAAAGAAAACATTTCCTTGAAAACAGAAGAAGCTGTAAAACCGGTCTATAGCATTACCCCCTTTACCATGCTGGACTATCCAGAACATACAGCCTGCATTCTATGGTTTGCAGGCTGTAACATGAAGTGCCCATACTGCTATAATCCAGAAATTGTATATGGGAAAGGACAAAAATCCTATGCCGAAGTGCTTGAGTTTTTACAAACCCGAAAAAATCTGTTAGAAGGCGTAGTACTCAGTGGCGGGGAGTTTACCCTGCACAAAGGGCTCGAAGCTTTCTTGTACAAAGTAAAAAAACTAGGTCTCAAAGTTAAAGCAGACACCAACGGTTCCAATCCGCAGATACTAAAAAGACTCACCCAACAAAAGCTCATTGATTATATAGCTCTAGACTTCAAAGCACCTCTTAACCATTTTCAAGAGGTTACAAGGTCTCATCTATTCCCAAACTTTGAAACCGCTATAGACTACCTACTTTCTGAAAACTTTCCATTTGAAGTGAGAACCACTGTCCATACCAAGCAGCTCGACCAGCAAAGCCTGCAAGACATGCTATCGTATTTGGAAGGCAAAAATTACCAAGGAGAATGGTTCCTACAAAACTTTGTAAATAATACTCCAACCCTAGGAAACCTACCAAACTCATATAAGAAAATAAAGCCATTCGACATTCCGTCACAAAAAATCAAAATCATCGTCCGAAATTAA
- a CDS encoding GNAT family N-acetyltransferase, with the protein MIRHIQPNDYDKIIPKLDDWWGRKQMTDKLPRLFFDHFSDTSFIIEEKGLIKGFLIGFISPANPTIGYVHFIGVNPDFRKEGIGRKLYSAFIEKAEPSGVTVIECLTSPENRLSITFHKKIGFSIKPGDGQTEDGFMFTRNYDGPGEHRVLFNISTRKFRSVNNSSEHHETF; encoded by the coding sequence ATGATCAGACATATACAACCTAACGATTACGACAAAATCATACCAAAGCTTGATGACTGGTGGGGGCGCAAACAAATGACAGACAAACTCCCACGTTTGTTTTTTGATCATTTCTCAGACACAAGCTTTATCATTGAAGAAAAGGGACTTATTAAAGGTTTTCTCATAGGCTTTATATCTCCGGCAAATCCTACCATTGGCTATGTTCACTTTATTGGTGTCAATCCTGACTTCCGAAAAGAAGGTATAGGAAGAAAACTTTATAGTGCTTTTATTGAAAAGGCAGAGCCATCAGGGGTAACAGTAATAGAATGCCTCACCTCTCCTGAAAATAGACTTTCAATTACCTTTCACAAAAAAATAGGTTTTTCAATAAAGCCAGGCGACGGACAAACAGAAGATGGATTTATGTTTACCAGAAACTATGACGGCCCGGGAGAACACAGGGTACTTTTCAATATCAGTACCAGAAAGTTCAGAAGCGTAAACAACAGTTCAGAACATCATGAAACGTTCTGA
- a CDS encoding YihY/virulence factor BrkB family protein, which produces MNKQKLKRFFSLFLESWQIFKENHPGEFASAIAYFSLFGLPSIFVIVIFCLSFFFETNTLYHELQKQLAVIIGEDSANILGIITERYMIQASKNIWLLIAYTFTVLSLATQLLVFFQDILNNLWQVKPAFKSFWKKMWVERGLTFILVLATGILFFANVALERGIEYATGGETGTNDPIVILIINILTILFVWLWFAVLYKILPFVKIKWEPTIVGAAITTLLFLIGIWLLSVLVVDEGIEDLYDYAAPIVLVALWLFYNSLAFFYGASFTKAYARMRGKHIEPAHYAYRFKWVKDKDFDNKL; this is translated from the coding sequence ATGAACAAACAAAAACTTAAGCGCTTTTTTTCATTATTTTTAGAATCATGGCAAATTTTTAAAGAAAACCACCCAGGAGAGTTCGCCTCAGCCATTGCTTACTTTTCACTTTTTGGCTTACCCTCCATTTTTGTAATAGTTATCTTTTGCCTCAGCTTCTTTTTTGAAACGAACACTTTATACCATGAGCTACAAAAACAATTGGCAGTAATTATTGGAGAAGACTCGGCAAATATCCTTGGGATCATAACCGAGAGATACATGATACAAGCCTCCAAAAATATCTGGTTACTCATAGCCTATACCTTTACCGTCCTCTCACTGGCTACCCAGCTTTTGGTATTCTTTCAGGACATCCTAAACAACTTGTGGCAGGTAAAACCAGCTTTCAAGAGCTTTTGGAAAAAAATGTGGGTTGAACGAGGATTAACCTTTATACTTGTCTTGGCAACAGGAATATTATTTTTTGCAAATGTTGCCTTAGAACGAGGCATTGAATATGCCACAGGCGGAGAAACTGGTACCAATGATCCTATTGTTATACTTATAATCAATATCCTAACCATACTTTTTGTTTGGCTTTGGTTTGCCGTACTTTACAAGATACTCCCCTTCGTAAAAATAAAGTGGGAGCCAACCATAGTCGGTGCAGCCATTACCACCCTTCTTTTCCTCATAGGCATTTGGTTGCTATCTGTATTAGTGGTTGACGAAGGCATAGAAGACCTGTATGATTATGCAGCCCCTATTGTGTTAGTTGCTCTATGGCTTTTTTACAATTCGCTGGCATTCTTTTACGGAGCTTCCTTCACCAAAGCCTATGCACGCATGAGAGGAAAACACATAGAGCCAGCCCATTATGCCTACAGGTTTAAATGGGTCAAGGACAAAGACTTTGACAATAAATTATAG
- a CDS encoding DUF6495 family protein yields MKYRLLTPEELEELKPEFINFLAANTITADDYKRLQENDPEKVKELITIFSDIVMEKVLSKITFLEHRETNSLMAFECLDDRMVLIGLNIQGEANLKDDSFIKEINENPEKLNDLQVEIFKTEKPYRKEKEQEIFELVQSGAMVSDGNMYQLLKAIKQ; encoded by the coding sequence ATGAAATATAGACTTCTTACCCCTGAAGAATTAGAAGAATTAAAACCAGAGTTCATCAACTTTTTAGCCGCCAACACCATTACGGCCGATGATTACAAAAGATTACAAGAAAATGACCCGGAGAAAGTCAAAGAGCTGATTACTATATTTTCAGATATAGTAATGGAAAAAGTTCTTTCTAAAATCACCTTCTTGGAACATCGCGAGACCAACAGCCTTATGGCCTTTGAGTGCCTCGACGACCGCATGGTATTAATTGGTTTAAATATACAAGGAGAGGCGAACTTAAAAGATGACTCTTTCATTAAGGAAATCAACGAAAACCCCGAAAAGCTAAATGACCTGCAAGTTGAAATTTTTAAGACTGAAAAACCTTACAGAAAGGAAAAGGAACAAGAGATATTTGAACTGGTCCAAAGTGGGGCTATGGTAAGCGATGGGAATATGTATCAGTTACTAAAAGCAATAAAGC
- the lgt gene encoding prolipoprotein diacylglyceryl transferase, with translation MLFNYIYWDIQPEIFNILGFPVRYYGLLFVTGLILSVYVMKWIFRKEHIPAEHLDKLTLYSIIGIIAGARLGHCLFYEPEYFLANPLEMFLPIQKTPEGVYFFSGFSGLASHGGGLGVLIALLFYSYKTKQPLIKTLDYMAIAAPLACVFIRMANLVNSEIIGYPTTKPWAFVFLQVDNQPRHPAQLYEAICYLMIFWLLLYLYRTANQKLGNGFFFGLCLSLIFISRFLIEFVKERQVAFEENLLLDLGQILSIPYIIAGAVFIIISLIKQKQQKSTAQLA, from the coding sequence ATGCTATTCAACTACATATACTGGGACATACAGCCTGAAATATTCAACATTCTCGGATTTCCTGTGCGGTATTATGGCCTTCTTTTTGTTACCGGCCTGATTCTATCTGTGTATGTAATGAAATGGATTTTTCGTAAAGAGCATATTCCGGCCGAACACTTAGATAAACTAACCCTATATTCAATAATAGGAATTATTGCAGGAGCTCGGTTAGGACACTGTCTGTTCTATGAGCCTGAATATTTTCTGGCAAACCCTCTTGAAATGTTCTTACCAATACAAAAAACACCAGAGGGCGTATACTTTTTTTCAGGTTTCTCAGGACTTGCGAGTCATGGTGGTGGCCTAGGTGTATTAATAGCCTTGTTATTTTACTCCTATAAAACCAAACAACCGTTAATAAAAACCTTAGACTATATGGCAATTGCCGCCCCTCTGGCATGTGTTTTTATCCGCATGGCCAATCTGGTAAATTCTGAAATTATAGGTTACCCTACCACAAAGCCTTGGGCATTTGTTTTCCTTCAAGTAGACAACCAGCCGAGACACCCAGCCCAGCTTTATGAAGCGATTTGTTACCTTATGATATTCTGGTTACTACTATACCTTTATAGAACAGCAAATCAAAAATTAGGGAATGGTTTTTTCTTTGGCCTTTGCTTGAGTCTCATATTCATTTCACGGTTTCTAATCGAATTTGTAAAAGAACGGCAGGTGGCGTTTGAAGAAAACCTGCTCCTGGACTTGGGACAAATTCTCAGCATCCCATATATTATAGCCGGTGCTGTTTTTATTATCATAAGCCTTATAAAACAAAAACAGCAAAAGTCCACTGCTCAACTAGCTTAA